The segment CGTGTAGTCGAACTGCCACAGCGCACGAGTGACGCGACGGTCGTAGATCAACGGATCCAGCGGCGCGAGCAGCTGCAGCCGCACCGCGGAATCCTGCGGCGCAGCCGCCACGGCGTCGATCAGCGGCACGTCCTCGCGCCGACAGTAGAGCAGCGGGCAGTCCGGGACCCTCACCGGCTGCACCACGTCCTCGACCAGCGGAAGCTCGTCGCGTTTCAGTGTCACCAACCGCCGCTGCCGCAATTTGGTGAGCACCAGCCAGCGCGCCGTGTCGTCCGCGGGCGGCGGCTTGATCGCCAGCACGCTGGCGGGCAGCACCCGCTCGGGCAGATCGTAGTGCCGGCGGTTGTTTTCGCGCCGGGCAATCAACACGCGTCCGTGAAAAAACAATTTCTGCAGCGTCGTTTTCGCCAGGGTCGAGCTGCCCCACACGCGCCGACCGCGGCGGTCATCGTCGATGTGTTCGGACGACAGCGGACCGCGCGCGCCGATCTCCCCGAGAATTCGTTCGGCCAGCTCGCGCTCACGCGGCGTCAGTCGGCCGGACCACGCGCCGCGCTGCCGTGCGCGCGCTTGCATCGCGGTCAGCAGGTGCGGCCACGCGTCCAACGGGAAAGCCACCAGGATCGAACTCGACGGCAGGTGGTGCTCGATCGCGCGGCGCTGCCCGGGCCCGAGTGCCGCGCCGTCACCGTGCAGGTGCCGCATCAAATCGCCCTCGCGGTAGTCCCGCACGCGATTGCGCAGGATCAGGTCATGCATCCGTCCGCAGACGTTGACCGGATCAATCTGCACGTAGCCGTGATGAGCAAGCGCCACGCCCACATCGGCGACGCGCTCGTCGAGCAACACCGCGCGCCGGTGAAAGCGACGCGCGACCTCCGCGGTGAGTTCGAGGGCGGGCAGCATGACTTGTCCGCTCGTGAATGCCGGCCGGCCGCATCGACGCAAGTATTGTCAACGCGCCGGTGCCAGCGCGCGCATCAATGCAAGCGGCGGCATGGCCTTGAGTCGCTGCAGCAGATCCTCGCCGCTGATCAGCACCAGTCCGTGCTCGGCGGCGAACTGCCGCGCCTCCGCGGTGAACCCGCCCGCCGAGACGAACCACACGCCGTCGACGCCTTCCATCACCGTCGTCCCGAAAAATGTCCGCACGCCCTTCGCCGCCGCCAGTCCCGCGCTCGCCGCCTGGCAGCGCACCAGCACGCGCGGCTTCGGCTCGCTCGGATGCAGCAACGCGAGATCCGCCCCGCTGTCGGCCGGCCGCACTTGCACACGCGAGCCTTCGTATTCGAACAAGGCCGCTGCCACATCGCGCAGCCGTTCCTGCGACCACGCCGCGACGTCCGCCGGCGTCGGCAGGATCGTCGCCGGCCCGGTGTGGCTCGCCTCCGACTCGGCGGCCCGCCGGCGGATTAGCCACCAGCACAGGCCCAACACGATCACGGCGCCCGCCATAATCACCACACTCACCCGGCCCAGC is part of the Opitutus terrae PB90-1 genome and harbors:
- a CDS encoding DNA glycosylase AlkZ-like family protein; the encoded protein is MLPALELTAEVARRFHRRAVLLDERVADVGVALAHHGYVQIDPVNVCGRMHDLILRNRVRDYREGDLMRHLHGDGAALGPGQRRAIEHHLPSSSILVAFPLDAWPHLLTAMQARARQRGAWSGRLTPRERELAERILGEIGARGPLSSEHIDDDRRGRRVWGSSTLAKTTLQKLFFHGRVLIARRENNRRHYDLPERVLPASVLAIKPPPADDTARWLVLTKLRQRRLVTLKRDELPLVEDVVQPVRVPDCPLLYCRREDVPLIDAVAAAPQDSAVRLQLLAPLDPLIYDRRVTRALWQFDYTWEVYTPAHKRVRGHYSLPVLAGTELVGHVDPKADRTARKLLLAGKKLRRGYAAAGALKELAAFLGLRR